The DNA window CACGCTTTTCCCTCTGTTGTCTGCTCGTGTTTTGTAGCTATTTTATAAAGTTGAACTGTCTGCAATCGAATATAAACTCGTCTCGTAATTGACAAGAATGCTGCGTTGTTGTctaattagttttaatttattttttggaaaaaagtatttaatgtGTGTTTCAAGTGATAACTGTGTGATAAATATTCTTTTGATTTAcgcttaaattaaaaaattttgaattcaGGTCAACTAATTCTAGAGTCAAATTATCCATTTGCTATTTGACACTAAACTTTTAACATAACTATCAGGACTTATTTACTATGATATAATGCTTAAATAACACTAAACAAAACGCAAATATTTCATGACCAAAAAACTATTCTGCTTTGGTAGCTTTTGTAAATAATCTTACGTCTGTCATGTGTTTGTAAATAACAACCTATTATTAATCCTacatatttcaaaaatcaTTAGAGATCTGTAAATCCCAAATCTTTATATATACAATGCAATTtcatgttatttattttgtaaatgttattttttctctttttctctctcttATGTTCTTATGTACTGAACgtaaaaatcaaatcaaaatatcaaaactaaaaacaaatttacattGTATCATGTTAATGTTGGTGGCACAAATACATATTGTACACATAAAATCTCAACAAAACGCTAAAACAtatttgtgtgttttatgATTACGCTggcaaaacgaaaaaaaaaacttataaaCGAATTAAAACCGAAATATCGAATATCTACGGCAATCGAACTCAACGCTAACTCGACAAACATCAAAACCAATCCCCTGGGCTCATCGGCTTCATTGTTTATGCATAtctaccatatatatataccaatGTGTTTGTCTCTGTGTATAAATGTCTGCTAAAAACGGTGCATTGGCTATGGCTATCCCCAAACAACCATGTCGTCTGAATTGTAAAAACATATCAAGGCTTCGATGCCTTGGGCGACGTCCTCAAGCCGGCCTcggccagcaacaacagcaatcaAATGAACGTTGTCGCCGCAGGTTACTCCAGCAATAGCAGTTCGATCCTAGCGttacaacagcagcagcaccagcagcaaccccagcagcaactgcaccagcagcaacagcagcagccaccgGCTGGCACTGGAAAGATAATAACCGGCGACTTGGATAGTTCACTAATGTCACTCGTTGataacttaaatattaacaaaacGGCAAGTGCAAAGTGAGTAGATCGAGCCAGTAAACTGACgattgtgtgtgcgtgcgttcGAAAGCgaagccaaaccaaaccagAATGTTGATCAGAATCCATGTTGTCACATCCCTTCCAGTTCATTCGCAGTAGATAACTGAATCGTGTCGATTTCGATCGACTAAAGATCAATTTGATAAGCCATGTTCCACTTCCGAAGAAACACGATCCTTTGATGATCCCTTACCATTGATCCAATACCATTCCGAACTGACCCTTCCATATTCATGTTCCATACGTGTACATAATATCCATCCACAAAATGGTTCGAAATCACGCAGAAATCTATTTAgataaccaaaaaaaaaaatccaaaattcaAATGCCGTGTTCATTGACGTCGTCTATATATCATTACTCTCTTACCCCATTATTCTCATAGACCCGTGCAATGGAATTCACCTAAAAATACAGCGAAACCAGGTGCTAATTGGACACCCCAACCAATGGCGGCTACTACTGGTGCTGGCTATCGTCCAATGGTGAGTTTTGCCTACTCTAAATCTTCTGTCTACCGAACTCTACTCTACTCAAAAACAATGAATACCAATCGAAAGAATCTACGTTGCCTCgaatttgttcaaatttaaGAAGTGACTAAAACAAATGATTCGAATACACTAGAATTTGTGCCGAAGCAGagacaaaaaataataagaaatataaCAATGCCAGAGAAGAAAACAAACGACACATTTCTTTACTTATGTTAATGCATTGTTTTTTCCTATCATTTTCTAACAATTTTGTGTCACCCAACACCTTAGGCTACACTTTATGTAAAGTACACTATTTTACCTAATTTAATGTGAACTATATTAtcaaaattaatgtttatttacCAATTGCACAATCCGTATAAATTTACAACTTGAGCTACTTGGTTTCCTTGGTTCTCATTACATTTTTGATCTGTATGACCGTTTTTTAGCTTGCCTAAAATTGTCTTGATAAGATTTAAagtaaattattataattaatatgtCTTCATCGTGTCAATCACCTTTCAATTTCTaagtgttttttaattttgtatatcATAATTGCAAATTGGATGACCAAAACAAATCTCAAATCAAGTGTGCGGGTTGTAAGTTTAACTTTATTTTGTCCACACATATCCTTGACCCTAGTTTCCACACACCCCACCGTAAACTGCAGAATCACAGCAAACAGCACTAGATCATAAGCACTAGGGCATCCTGGAGAGAAGGGCTACGACGGTGGGTTTTATGCCtccacaaacacaaacacgcaGGCCAAATACGACAAGACACATATTTCcattttatagttttaatttcttttatttgaatttttaatttgcattttaacgGAGTATATATAAactatcaacttctttcttttctttattttatgtttgctTTATATCTCAACTATCCCAACGCATACCgcaaaatcgaaatcgaaaatcGTTAACCGAACCGAATCAAATTGAATCAcaactaaatatatattgaatccaatcaaacaaacaacaacaaacgaaTCACGTATGACCACTCACGCTGCGCCTGTGCTAAtgctgtctgtgtgtgtgtgtgtatgtgtgtttgtgatatatcaatatatattCTATCAATATGCCTATATATATACCAATATGCAATACGTAGGCACATGGCATGACCGTAAATCCTGCGCCAATCACAATCAATCATCCGTATATACATGCTAGTTATCCTGTAATGCCAAATTATATGCAGGTAAGATGATGCCGAAACGAACGAAATGAAACATTACAAGAAACCATTACAATTACTCAAACAGAATGAAagattataaataaatataattttgggTTTGCCCTGAGTTGCCGTTTTCCTTAAATCAAGAAAttcttttagttttatttccTTTCATTTCGTTTAACAATCGAACTTCTATCATCTACAGCACTATAACGTATAAATGTGACCTATACGCCACGAACTTCCTTCTAACTTGCCAACAATTCCCACTTGGTGACCAGTAACAAGCGTTTTCCATGCCCCTCCTCTATGGCCACCGTCTCTGAACTAAATTGCATTACTATCTTGCATTCGTATCcgttaaattattatttaaatctaCATATTTAAGTTTAGTAGACATTCAGTTCTTAATGGAGTTACTATTTCACTTGTCTGTAGAGCTCACCACCTTCCGTATGATTCCATGTAGCAACTGTTTGCCAAGCTCACGGCGGCCCCCCTCCTATAAGCCCAAACGACTACTATTTTCCTGCCACTGATTTTGTAGTATTGCGTCTGTCATAGCAGTTAATAAGTATTCCCTCCTCCAGTGCATGAATTTCAATTGAACAGACATTTTATATTCGCTTTTAACGCCTTTTTTAACGACTCTTGTAGGGAATGCCGGTGATGGGACAGCCAAGTATGATGGGGGGGCAGGCAGCAGCCCCTTTGACTGGGGTGCCACCGACGATGATGGCGGCGCCGCACAGTAATGCAACGGGCATCATGCAACCCATCCAGCCAACGCAGAATGGCAGCAATAAAGGCGTCCCACTCGACCCATTTGGTGCGTTATAAGCGGTCCAGAAGGAGCTCATACGTGCAACCCACTCTCAccactcactcactcagtCTAAGCGCTCTAACCTCATAGACGGAAAACATCAAACCACACTCACAGACACAAATGCgtaatgaaatattaaataaaccaATAGctctatatattatataaacgTGGAAGTGGAAATTAGGATCTTGAAACTGTTTACACGATGCTACAGAAAACATATATAAAGTTTATggaaaaagcagcagcaatagcaaACACAAATGAAACGGAAGCAGATaagaaaattatattataatgtTGAACATTGAGCAAAACACGAAAAAtgctatatacatacatatatacatatatatatatttatattattactatttaaatgaaaacaaataagtttgactatttatatgtatacacCAATTTATATACTATGCTAAAACGAATGAAGAGAAGGTAAAAGCAAAAACGAAACAATTTCCATCAATAGCTAAAGGAAAGTAGCCTATGTGAAATATACCTATGAACTTTAAGATAAGTCTTTACAAAACCTGTAGTTGTGTCCTACGCCAATCACTAAAAACATACACGTTGAATTATCTAGTGGAACTATGTTAACTGTCTCAAAGCAGAAGATCGAACGAACATGAAACCGATTCAGAAATGATATTTTCAAACGCAGTCCAAGTGCTTGCACAGCTTAACGTAATcatttgcaatattttaatCCGTCTATCAATgtttttctgttatttttaGTCATTTCTTGTGACTAAATACCTATTATACGTTTTAAAGTGTTGTTAAGCAAGTTATGATTTGTTGAACGGCAAATAATTGTAAATGCATTCCAAACTAGCTTCAATTTTGtccaaatttaatttgcgaaGGCGAAAACATTTGTAATTATTAAGTATTATTTAACAACCAATTCAAGCAACGCTGATGTAAAATGTGTTGATAATATGTTtaaattctagaaaaaaaaCCGCAACGTTTATTTAATATGTGTTATACTTTAGTGCGTACGTTGTGttagaaatttatttaattgcttCTAGTATTCGATACAAAACTGACATCATATACGTGCatagttcatttcaagaatgtGTATATAAAGCATAAGACGTGTGTGTAGAAGTTTTCCTACAACGCGGCAAGCTGAGctatgtttaaataaaatttatatgaattatataaaaaatttattttttattattttttattttgtgctgcactggaattaattgccaaaatcaaacaaattaattgaCTTCCAAATTTTTCATCAACTCCAACCCACCACCCCCTTCAGTGAGTAATTTTTGATGGTTCAAAGGTTTCTTCAACTATCTTCACATTCCAAATGCTTAAAATTCTGTCGCTTTATAACTCCCATTAGTGGGAGTCGCCGGTCCGCCATGGCCATGAATTCTTCAAGATTATATAGCAGTAGCTATAAGCAACACCGTCAGCTTTTCGCTGATACCCTTCAAAATTAATCACATAAGCAGAAAAGTACGCTATATTTTTGCACCAgccaaaatgcaattttattgCTCACCAAAGTAGGCAACAATTTAGTGGAGAAATCAAATAAGAAGGTTGACCAGGACTTGTGGCATGTCCTACTTTTGGAATAGGTGGGTCAACTCTCGTAGGCAAACAACAACGCAAATGCAATAATCGTTAGATGCAAACAATCATGTATGGAATTTTCATTAAAGCTAAAGCTAATGTAAACCTAAAGCCCCGAACTCGAATCAATGTACATTTAGCAAAATTATACACtcgaaaattacaaaaaaatgttttatgacAATATATATACGCTGGTGTTTGAGCTAAACTATACTCATACTTAGGACTAACTAACTTAAAACTACACTTACTGTCTACACGACGCATACGTTTAGAACTTGCAGAACtaaaattattagaaaattgCGACCACTTGAATATGATTCTAATGAATCGAAGTAAAAGGGTTGATAGGCAGTGAGACATATTTGGCCGACAATTTGCAGAGAAGCGTGCTTAGAGGGTTGGCTTACCAAATCGAATGTATCTTGTAGATAACCATCGATCGTGGAATGCAGAATATCTACAACTAAGAACTATTTATGTTTGAATCAAAGTGTTACTACGTTTCTATTAGTTTGTGTACTCTCTCTCATAAAAAGAACCCCTATTACAAATGAATAAGAACGCATAGAATATAAATGACATTTTTGTCGCAATGAATTCTTACAATTCGATCCAATCTCATGGAAATGCAAACTACTCGAGTATGTAATATGCACACATTCTCATAAAATAGGAGTAAAATATATTGTGTATTATTACAAATTATGTTGAAACAAACCCAACTctaaaacaaaacagaaatgAAATGTTAGTGCAAAATAAATgtgtaaaacaaaaacatatttcGTTCATTTTGTATTATTCTTTGGAGTCGGCGTCTATGATAGTGTCAAACATATAGTTTTCTTGAATTGATCACATCCACACGAGAATCGAAGGTGCAATAGGCTTCATCATATCATCTTTTTAGCGAAGTGCCCCCAAAGCTACTAACCACTCAACATGCCGCCGTGTACTTTGCGCCAGAGAGGCATGGCCTATATACCACGTCGGGACAAGAACCGGGAGAAGGATGTCCTGGCCCCCAAGCCCGTGCATCCGCGCTCCTTGAGATTTCATGGATTCTTTGGCATGTCGTACGTGCATCAGCATGTGATGGTTGATGAGCGATGGACCCCCAATTCCCTAACCGAGCAGTTCAAGGGAATGACCGACTTGTTGAGTAAGATGTATCTTTCTGGCGTATATCTAGCTCTTTAAAGATAGAAATATACTGAACAGCGCGTCGTTTGGTGTTCAAGAACCATGAGTCGAAGGCCAATCGCCAGCGGTACTTTCGAGAGAACAAGCGCTTAAAGTTGCAATGCCGCGATGGTCGCACAAAATTGCAGAATATCCTGATCAATGACAATACCCATAAGATCCGTAACTTTCTCATCAACCATAAGCCGCTGCAGAGACTGTACCAGAAGATGCCAATTCACTTGGTCGTGGACAACATCAATCAGCGAACTTTTGTGATGAGAAAGGAGCGGGATCGTTTGGAGTTTCGCTTGGATCAGTTGAAGCAGCATTACAAGGAACAGCTGGTTGgtataattataatatcatttttgttctttgttaatttttctttaactGTTACCTAAAATTTTATTGTGATAGCTGCGTAGAGCACTTTTGCAGAATCGCATCAAGTACCAGAACGAATTTATTCTCGACGAGGAGCTGAAGTCACGAGTTTTTCTAAAGAAGATTGAAAATTCGAATGTGCGCCTAAAGGCGATCAAGACGATCAACAATACCTATAAAAAGATGATACAGGTGCTCGTTCATGACGAGATCTTCTATGAACCCATCTTGCGCTCCCTGAGCAGTGACATGGATGATCAATCAAACTTCATCAAACATATCCTCTTTCTGGGCATGCCGGCGATCGCGAAGTTCAAGGAGTTGAACGATGAGTTCCGAAACATGGAGGAGAAATCCCGGAAAAACCTGCAGCATAAATTGCAAATGCTGTCCGCTTTGAAGAAGCCGGCAGGTACATCGATTGTTAATTTCAACAAGCCCAAGGAGGCGGCTCCTACGACGAATCTGAAGCGATATGTTCGGGAAACTCAGAGCATGATGATCCTAAAACTGGAGCTAAAGGCTGTGGAAAAGACAATCAAGGAGGTGAAGTTTGTAACACTCTGTTCGCAGGCCAAGGAAATTTATCCACGGTGTGTAATTGTAGTGTATTGTATTTGTATAAGAATGCCATCTATAACCATGTATATTCCAGAATGAAGAGCCAGGTGGACAACAATGATAAGCTGCATCGTATGATTGTCAATGACATGTTGGCTCATGAAATGCTGGAAACCAAAATGAAGTGCGCCAGTGTCTTGAAAGGAGTGCTGATCAACAATCTCTCAGAGGAAGAGATTAAGTAGGTAAAAAACTCCATCATTAACAATTTTCTAACCATTCTAACCTGGTTTTTAGTCGCTTGGAGCGCATTAAGGACCTAAAGAAAACGCTTCAGAATGACATCCAATTCGAACAAGATACTTTGCAACATCTTAAGAACAGAGCTGATGCATATGTTTTGTTAAGGTAAGTAGCTTTTTTAGTTCTTATAAAATAAGCAAGCATTTGCCCTAGTTGTTTTTAATCATCTTGATTTCAGAGTAAGCATTTGGAATCTTTTGGAGATCCTGCGTCACATTGATCGCCAGCCCAAATTACTGCGTGCCCAGTATCCCAACTCGTACTTGAAGCTCCCGTTGCTTAAATTCGAAATGCTGAACATGAGGGCCGCTGCCCCAGAGATTTTCGAGGAGAATAGTTGAGCAACGTCCACAATTAAAAAGTAGCCAGTAATCTAACCCACTCTGCCCACAGTTGATAACATAATGCATATGGTGAAGCGTAAGATCTACAAGCTGATGAAGGCCTATGCAGTTGAGCTCAAACCGGCGACCATCAAACGAAATGTCGAGGAATACCATGCCGACTTCCTGGCCAGCCTAGATATGTACGAGCCCGTGGACAATGAAGAGCAGGCTCCAAATGCTCCCGAGGATGACATCCTGCAGGAGAACAAGACCATGGCCAATGTGCCCaaccgaaaacaaatcaagGCCCAAAGTGCCAAGCTTGTGGAGGAGCTAGCCAAGCGGGATGAAATGTAAATGTTTTGTTAGGTATTCGAGTTGCAGCTGTTGCAGATAAAATTTTAAGTAACTTAAATTTTGCATGTTAAcaaaaaacaattcaaattgccaacaattggtggctgccaaaaaataaaaaatcgtGAGCCTTGCATTGGCGAAATTCCAAAACTGAAGGCGCTGCTTCCCAGTAGTCAACTTCATATAATTGATCCATAATTGCAGCAAACGTTGCTTACTTTGCTGGGATCTATCTTGGATTGAACCAAGCTCGATTGCTTCAACTTTTGGCTTTTGTCGACGCCCTGCTCTTTCAGTGGTAATAATTCGGGGGAAGAATTATAGTTCCATTGCCTCATCTTATAATTTGGGAGTTTTCCCAGTTTGATTTGTGGGTTGTGCAAGGTGTGAATACTGTGGATAAACCTTCAGCTTTGAATGCAAACAGCCTTCTATAGATTAATCCGCATTCGTTGGGCATATTTCGGACGGTCTCTGAATGCATCAATAGAGCCATTAATCATTTCCTGGCCACTCCACAGCGATTTCCTGTCAAGTCTTTTTCCCAAAAAGGTCAGTGGTTGTCATAAAAGTTTACTCGCTCAGCAGTCCACCGAAATGATGTTGACTGGATGGATGGGCTGGTAATGGCCCGTCATTTTTCTGACTTAGAGAGGAGCGCGCACGCTTCCATTCCGATCCGCGGTACACTTGCGGACAACCTTCCTATCTATCTGCACTGTTATATCTGCGTACACGATATCACGCCGACTTCAAGAAAGTATATAAGCCTGGCGCACGGGAGCACGCGAGCCCATAAGCCGCCAAATGAGGTTATGCAAGTCTCACATTACTCGCGGGCCACCATGTTTATTCATATCCACACACTCGAACATATTCACGATGCGGTTATTGTCATTGTTCCCCCCACCGAAAAGCCAGACAAATTGGGTGTTGGAAGCGCTTGGGCCAAGCGAAGGTGATGGTGTTTCGGTGGCTGCCCTTAAGAGTTAATTTTTTGGTCAACTTTCGACCAATTTTCTGTAGTgtacaaatattttgaatagTTGGTGCTTTGCGGTGAACTTGTTGTGCAAATAACGTaggtaaaaaaaaaggttatCTTACAATAGAGCATCACGAAGATATTCTGTGCATTCGCAGtagttttttgtattatttttggtCCAAATCAAATAcacttaaataattaaaaacatatccATTAAAGGCCAATGCATAATCGAAATAATAAATCACAGATTCACGGAAATACCCAGAGCCAAAATCAATTTATCCCATTGGGCGATGAGAATAATTATACTCAAGATCAATCAATTAGGTCAATTTGTTATGGGGGTTTCTTCTGGTCTGTCAATCAAAACAATCTTTTACTTTTTGGGAGCTTATTACCATTAAAAGGTAGCTTTTAGGTTGAAATCTGGTCACTGTTTCACATGAACCACTCCAGAATCAGCTATGTGGTTGGCCCTAACAAATGGCTAA is part of the Drosophila sechellia strain sech25 chromosome 3R, ASM438219v1, whole genome shotgun sequence genome and encodes:
- the LOC6614216 gene encoding uncharacterized protein LOC6614216 translates to MPPCTLRQRGMAYIPRRDKNREKDVLAPKPVHPRSLRFHGFFGMSYVHQHVMVDERWTPNSLTEQFKGMTDLLTRRLVFKNHESKANRQRYFRENKRLKLQCRDGRTKLQNILINDNTHKIRNFLINHKPLQRLYQKMPIHLVVDNINQRTFVMRKERDRLEFRLDQLKQHYKEQLLRRALLQNRIKYQNEFILDEELKSRVFLKKIENSNVRLKAIKTINNTYKKMIQVLVHDEIFYEPILRSLSSDMDDQSNFIKHILFLGMPAIAKFKELNDEFRNMEEKSRKNLQHKLQMLSALKKPAGTSIVNFNKPKEAAPTTNLKRYVRETQSMMILKLELKAVEKTIKEVKFVTLCSQAKEIYPRMKSQVDNNDKLHRMIVNDMLAHEMLETKMKCASVLKGVLINNLSEEEINRLERIKDLKKTLQNDIQFEQDTLQHLKNRADAYVLLRVSIWNLLEILRHIDRQPKLLRAQYPNSYLKLPLLKFEMLNMRAAAPEIFEENIDNIMHMVKRKIYKLMKAYAVELKPATIKRNVEEYHADFLASLDMYEPVDNEEQAPNAPEDDILQENKTMANVPNRKQIKAQSAKLVEELAKRDEM